One segment of Erigeron canadensis isolate Cc75 chromosome 2, C_canadensis_v1, whole genome shotgun sequence DNA contains the following:
- the LOC122589168 gene encoding uncharacterized protein LOC122589168, producing MAALHGGDGGNDPPNWGWNPEWGCRRTGGISTGRAVAANNDLEHEFQNSGRRISLMLNNDLSRWQAIGDHAKWYKSYLGTYVATVPHNYESWDQVSQPIKDGLTDGLMRRFYLEPYLGHPENHPLREAVTRMIRQDALKIYRDKKAKFKKTWFTDRGGSQRLAELEGQPPYGMPPQV from the exons ATGGCTGCACTTCACGGCGGAGATGGTGGCAACGACCCTCCAAATTGGGGGTGGAATCCCGAATGGGGTTGTAGGCGTACGGgtg gtATTAGCACAGGGAGAGCTGTTGCCGCTAACAACGATCTGGAGCATGAGTTTCAGAATTCGGGACGCCGAATCTCGCTTATGTTAAATAACGATCTTAGTAGGTGGCAGGCAATCGGGGACCACGCCAAGTGGTACAAGAGCTATTTGGGGACCTATGTCGCTACCGTCCCACATAATTACGAGTCGTGGGATCAGGTGTCGCAGCCCATCAAGGATGGACTTACTGACGGGCTTATG AGACGGTTCTACTTAGAACCATATCTAGGTCACCCAGAAAATCACCCGTTACGAGAGGCCGTAACCAGGATGATTCGTCAGGATGCCCTAAAGATCTACAGGGATAAAAAagcaaaattcaagaagacttgGTTCACTGACAGGGGTGGGTCCCAGAGGCTGGCAGAACTGGAGGGTCAGCCTCCGTACGGGATGCCTCCACAGGTGTAG
- the LOC122589169 gene encoding uncharacterized protein LOC122589169 — translation MVQDAVRPIYERLLDTHQRLSQVPNTPPTQTYVDALGTRSGHTRVVGRVVRGTCGPNVPLPEDIEQPLPAQQSPSFNVNDMFAQGSPWSQSSFEAGPSTSSSHAGPSTSRAPTQRLGSDSDSDSDDESD, via the exons ATGGTGCAGGACGCAGTTAGGCCCATTTAT GAGCGGCTTCTTGATACCCACCAAAGACTTTCCCAAGTGCCCAATACCCCGCCTACGCAGACATATGTGGACGCTTTAGGGACTCGATCGGGACATACTCGTGTGGTTGGGCGTGTGGTTAGGGGAACATGTGGACCGAATGTCCCCCTCCCCGAGGATATAGAGCAACCCTTGCCAGCCCAACAGTCACCGTCCTTTAACGTCAATGATATGTTCGCGCAGGGTAGCCCTTGGAGCCAGTCATCATTCGAGGCCGGACCTAGCACGTCATCATCCCATGCTGGGCCTAGCACGTCACGGGCCCCCACACAGCGGTTGggtagtgatagtgatagtgatagtgatgatgaaagtgattag